The Streptomyces pratensis genomic interval GTCCACGTCGACGTGATCGAGCGCCACGACCCGGGTCTCCCCCGCCCCGTACGCCTTGACGACCTGCCGCGCCCGCGCAGCTACGGCCGTACGCCCTCCAGTGTCCCCGTGCCTGGGAATGGTTACAGCCGTTGTCACGGTTTTTCTCCTATGTCGGTCGATGCCCGGACGTCCCTGTGTACGTTCCGAGTCTCGGGTGCGAAGGGGGTCGAGCGCGCTGGTGCCCGGCGCAGTCTTCATGTGGGGTTTTCCCCACCCCTCCCCCTGCGGCGGGCCACATCAGCGATGTAAGAACACGTTAAGGAACGGACCCTCCATGTCTCGTCCTCCGCCGGGAGGAACGACCCCTGGGCACAACTACGTAGCTCCCCCTAGGGGTCCGCGCCTTCAGGACGAGACCTGAGTAGGGGCTCACGCTTTCGGCCGTGCGGCTCCCACGGATCCACCGGCGGTGAGACAGTGACCCCCAGGAAATAGATGCATAGGGAAGGGACCCCCTGTGGGCGGCAAGGACGGCACCGGCGGCACGGACAGCCCGGAAGCAGTGCCCGGGACGGCAGCCCCGGAGGCGGCGCGGGACACCGACCGCGGCCGCCGCCCGGTCGTCGCGGCCCTGATGCTCGGCATGGGCCTCGCCGCCATCGACGGCACCATCGTCGCGACCGCGGTCCCGCAGATCGTCGGCGACCTCGGGGGCTTCTCCGTCTTCTCCTGGCTCTTCTCCGGTTACCTGCTCGCCGTGACCGTCACCCTGCCGGTGTACGGGAAGCTCTCCGACACCTTCGGCCGCAAGCCCGTCCTGATCGCCGGCATCATCCTCTTCCTGGCCGGCTCCCTGCTCTGCGCCGCCGCCTGGAACATGGCCGCCCTCATCGCCTTCCGCGTCGTCCAGGGCCTCGGCGGCGGCGCCCTCCAGGGCACGGTGCAGACCATCGCCGCCGACCTGTACCCGCTCAGGGAACGGCCGAAGATCCAGGCGAAGCTGTCCACCGTCTGGGCCACCTCGGCCGTGGCCGGGCCGGCGGTCGGGGGGCTCCTCGCCGCCTACGCCGACTGGCGCTGGATCTTCCTGATCAACCTGCCGGTCGGCGCCGTCGCCCTCTGGCTGGTGGTCCGTCACCTCCACGAGCCCGCCCGGCCACGCCCCGCCACCCGCCCCCGTACCGACTGGGCGGGCGCCCTCGCGGTCTTCGCCACGGGCGCTCTCCTGCTGACCGCTCTCGTCCAGGGCGGCGTCGCCTGGCCCTGGCTCTCCGCCCCCTCACTGGGGCTGCTGGGGGCGAGCGCGGCACTGGCGGCCCTGACCGTCTTCATCGAGCGCCGCGCCGCCGAACCCGTGATACCCGGCTGGGTATGGCGGCGCCGCACCATCGCCTCGGTCAACCTCGCCCTCGGCGCGATGGGACTGCTCATGGTCGCGCCGACCGTCTTCCTGCCGACCTACGCCCAGTCCGTCCTGGGACTGGGCCCGATCGCCGCCGGTTTCGTCCTGTCCGTGATGACCCTGAGCTGGCCCGTCTCCGCCGCCCTGTCCGACCGGGTCTACAACCGCATCGGTTTCCGCCGCACCGCCATCATCGGCATGTCCGGTGCCCTGCTGGTCCTGCTCTGCTTCCCCCTGCTGCCCTATCCCGGTGCCGCCTGGCAGCCCGCCCTGCTCATGCTGCTGCTCGGTGCGACGCTCGGCCTCTTCCAGCTCCCGCTGATCGTCGGGGTCCAGTCGACGGTCGGCTGGACCGAGCGGGGCACGACGACCGCGTCCGTACTGTTCTGCCGTCAGGTCGGCCAGAGCCTGGGAGCCGCCCTCTTCGGCGCCGTCGCCAACGGAGTACTCGCCTCCCGGCTGGCCGACTCCCCCGTCCCGGGGCTGCCCGGCGACCTGGACGCGATCTCGCACGCCCTCGATGACCCGGGGGCTCTCTCCGCCGCCGCGACGGACCATCTGCGGAGGGCCGTCGACACCGCGGTCGACCACGTGTTCACCGGGGCCGCGGTCGCCGCCGCGCTCGCACTGCTGGTGCTCGTCCTCATGGCACCGCGCCGCTTCCCGGTACTGGACGAACACGAAAGCGCCCCCCGGGCGCCCAAGGACTAGACAACTGGCGGGTTACCCCAGGTAGTTCACCGGTACCCCTCCCCCTCCGCGATACCCGCGAGTAACGTACGCGCTCCCGAGAGCGCATCCGCGCACCTGCCTTGCAGCCCGCCACCGGGCCCGAGCCATGCAAGGAGCACTGCCATGCCGCACGACTCGCAGCCACCCCCGCATCCGCCCCGGCAGTCCCCGCACCCGCCACGCCCGGCCCCACCCCCGTACCCCGGCGACTACCTCATGCCCTGGCAGAGTTCACCGCCCCCGCCACCACCCCGCCGCCCGGCCCCCGCACGACGTCCCGCACCCGGCCACCACAGCGACCTGCGACGGCTGCGCGCCGCCTACCGCGTGCTGCGCCGCGTCTCGACCCTCACCGCACTCGGCTACTTCACCCTGTTCCTCCTGCTGTCCGGCTACGCCCCGGCCCTGATGACCCGCCCCGTGGGCGACGGCGGACTCACCACCGGCCTCCTTCTCGGCCTGTGCCAGCTCCCCGTGGCGCTCGCGGCCATCGCGGTATACGAATGGACCGCCCGCCGCACCGTCGACCCGCTCAGCGCCGGACTCCGCGAGCGGGCGGGCCACGGCACGGGGCACACCCCGGCAGCGGACCGCAGGACGGGAGCGGGCCGGTGAACGGATTCGACGAGTCCGCCCAGACGCTGTCCCTCACCGCGTTCATCGCGGTCGCCAGCGTCACCCTGCTGCTCTGCGTCATGACCGGCCCCGACCGCGACGACCTCGACGCCTTCTACACCGGCTACCGCTCGCTCTCACCCCTGCGGGGCGGCCTGGCCATCGCCGGCGACTACCTCTCCGCCGCCACGGTCCTCGGCACCACCGGAGTCATCGCCCTCACCGGCCACGACGGGCTCGTCCTCGCCCTCAGCACGACACTGTCCCTGGTCCTGCTGATGTTCCTGCTCGCCGAACCCCTACGCAACGCAGGCCGGTTCACGATGGGCGACATGCTCGCCCGCCGGGCCCCCGGCCGGGCCGCCCGCATCGCGTCCTGCGCCGTCACCATCGCCGCGCTGCTGCCGCTCATGGTCGTCCAGCTCGCCGGCAGCGGCAGTCTGCTCGCCTTCATCCTCGGCTTCGACAGCTCCGGATTCCGCACCGGATCCATCGTCGCCCTCGGCATCGTCATGATCGGCTACGCGGCCATAGGCGGCATGAAGGGCACCGCCCTGATCCAGATCATCAAGACCGTCGCGCTACTCGGCGCGGGACTCCTCGTCTCCGTACTCGTCCTCGACCGCTTCGACTGGGACACCGGCGCGCTACTCCGGGCCGCCGAGACCGGGAGCGGCGCCGGTACCGCCTACCTGCACGCCGGACTCCAGTTCGACGGCAACGACCTCGACATGATCAGCTCCGAACTGACCGTCGTACTGGGCGCCGCCTGCCTGCCCCACATCACCATGCGGATGACCGTCGTCCGCAGCGCCCGGGCGGTCCGCCGCTCCATGTCCTGGGCCGTCTGCGTGGTCGTCGGCCTCTGCCTCCTCCTCGCCGTCATCGGCTTCGGAGCCGCCGCCCTCGTCGGACACGACCGCATCACCGCCGCCGGGGCCCAGGGCAACAGCGCCATCCTCCAGGTCACCGGCGCCGTGGCGGGCGGCGGCGGGGCCGGGGCGCTCGTCGTCACCACCATGACCACCGCGATCTTCCTGACCCTGCTCGCCTCCGTCGCCGGAATGATCCTGGCCTGCGCCAACTCCCTCGCCCACGACCTCTTCGCCCACAGCCTGCGAGCCCGCAGGCCGGTGAAGAACCGCACCGAGATGGCAACCGCCCAGGGCGCCGCCGTCGGCGTAGGGGCACTCGCCGTCACCCTCGCCGTACTGGCCCGGCACTGGAACGTCCAGGCGCTGGTGACCCTGTCCTTCTGCATCGGCGCGTCCGCCATCGCCCCGGCCCTGGTCTACAGCATGTTCTGGCGCCGCTTCACCCGCACCGGCCTGCTCTGCACCCTCATCGGCGGCACCGCCTGCGTGCTCGTCCTGATCACCGGCACCAACCTGGTCTCCGGCTCCCCGGGATCCGTCTTCCCCCACCGCGACTTCAACTGGTTCCCGCTCACCACGACCGGCCTGGTCTCCATCCCCTTCGGCTTCCTGGCCGGCTGGCTGGGCACCGTGTGCGGCCGGGACACGGACACCACCGGCCAACGCCGCCGCTACGAAGCCGTCGAACCCTGGATCCTCGCGGGAGCCCCACCCGCTGGACGACGCTGACCGGCCCACGGGGCAGGGACCCTTCAGCTCCCCGCCCGCTCACACGCGACGACGGGAGCCGTTCCCGCGCGCGAGGGTGCCGCACACACGGAGAGACCGGGAACCCGGCCGCTGACCGGCGGCCCGGTCGGACAACACCGGGCCCGGAACCCGACAGCTGACCGGCAGCCCGGGAACCCGGCCGCAGACCGGGAACCCGGCCGCAGACCGGGAACCCGGCCGCTGACCGGTAGCCCGGCCGGACAACACCACGCCGGGAACCCGGCACGGCATCACTCAGCCGGGCCCACCGCCGCACGCCCCGTCAGAGCCGCCAGCGAATTACGTACATGCGCCATGTGCGCCTGCACCTCCTCACGGCCCTCCTCGTGCTCCCTCAGGACCCGCTCCGTCTCCCGCACCACACGCTCCTCCGCCATCCTGGCCCCGGACAGCAGCTCCGCCGCACGCGCCTCCGCATCCTCCTGGCCGTGCCGCGCCGCCTCCTCCACATCCGCGAGCTCCCGCCGCGCCCGCGCCAGCAGCGCCTCCCCACGGGCCGTCAGCTCCGCCTCACCCCGCGCCGCCGCGGCCTCCGCACCGGCGATCTCCGCATCCGCCGCCTTGCCCCGCTCGGCATGCTCCTGCTCCTGATGCGCCAGGACCCCCGCCGTACGCCTGGTGGTACCGGCCATCTCCGCATCCGCGGCTCCCCGCACCTCACCGGCCTCCTGGCGCGCCTCCTCCACAAGGACCCCGGCGGCACTCCCCGCCTCGGCCAGCAGCTCCTCCGCGCGGGCGTCCGCAGCAGCCCGCACAGCGGCCGCCTGCCCACGCGCCGCCTCACGGGCCTCCCGGCCCGCCTCGCCCGCCGCGTCCCGCAGCGCCTGCGCCTCCTCCAGCGCCGCACCCCGCGCCGCCTCCGCCTCGGCCTCCGCCAGAGCCAGAATCTGCTGCGCCCGCTCCCCCAGCGACTGATACGTCTGCGGCGCGAGCGAGGCCACCACCTCACCCAGCCGTTCGGACTCCGCCGTCAACTCCTCGGCCAGCGCCGTCAGCCGGGACAACCGCTCCCGAGCCCCGTCCCGCTCCGCGGACAGCGAGGCCACCATGCGGTCCACCTGCTCAGGACGGTAACCACGCCCCCGTACACCGACAAAACCGTACGCGGACACCGGTCCACCACTCATCCCTGAAGCCCTCTTTCCCGCTCTCCGACGCCCGGCCATGAAGCAATACGTCAAGGATGCGGTAATTGGCCAAGAAGTCGGAATCGATCAGCCGTATTCAGGACGGAAGCGACCCGCATCACAGGACCCCGCGCAAAAGGCGCCCGCCCCCACCAGGGAACGAGCGCCTCTCGCACACAACAGATCAGACCCGGCCGGACCGCCTCACAGCAGCCCGTCCCACATCTGCTCCAGCAGAACCGACCACCAGCCCTCCGGCGACGCCAGCGCCGCAGGATCGATCGCCACGAGCTGCGCCTGGAAGTCGACCGTCCAACGGCCCGCCTGCTCCGGGTTCAGCCCGAATCGCAGCCGCCACATCCGGCCCAGCAACGCCATCGACCGCACGAACTCCGGCAGCCCCGTGTTCACGAACTGCGGCGGCACCGGCGCACCACCCGGCCCCGCCTCCACCGGCACGGCCACGATGTTCGCAGTCCCGTACTGCACACAGATCGCCCGGCCGAAGTCCGACCCCATCACCAGGTACGAACCCGCGTCCGACGCCGGCTGCACCTGACGCTGCGCCGCGAGCTCCGCCAGCGTCGGCACCACCGGATGACCCGGCTGCGCCCAGAAGAACGGCCCGAAATCGGCGGGCAGCCCCGCCCACACCAGGGTCCGCGCCACCACCTCGGGCACACCCTGACGGGACACCGCACGCTGATCGAAGCGCAGCACACCAGGACCGAACGCCCCGTGAAGCTCCTCCGCCAACGCCTCCGGAGGCACCGCGGCGGCAGGCGGCATCTGCGGCAACGGCGCCCGCACCGGAGCCGGCCGTGCCGGACCGTCGGCCACCTGGTGCAGCTCACCCTGGTGCGTCAGCAGATGCTGCATCCCCTGCTGCCGGCTCGCGTGATCCGTCCCGTACGGCGCCACACTCGTGATCCGGACCTGCGGCCAGGTCTCACGGATCATCCGCGCGCAGTAACCACCCGGCAGCTCGCACGACTCCAGCTCCGTATGCAGCTCGATGACCTGCTGCGGCGGCACGTTCATCGCACGCAGCTCATGCAGCATCTGCCACTCCGGATGCGGAGTACCCGGCGCCGAACGCCGGATCAGCTGCTGCTCGCTGCCGTCGGCCGCACGGAAACGCAGCACGGCCTGATAACCCGGGCCGACCGTCGGCAGGCCCGTCGGCTGCTGCGGATAGCCGTACGCCCCAGGGGGCGGCGGGGTGTGCGGACCCTGCCCCGGCATCCCCGGCATCCCGGGAGGACCGGGAGGACCGGGCGGCTGCGGCGCCCCCGGGCCGACCTGCCCAGGACCCGCAAGCATCGTCGCGGCATGGTGCACCCCGCCCCCCGGAGGAGGCGTCGCACCCGGCGGCGGGCCGGGCGGCCCGGGAGGCGGCGTCGAACCCGGCGGAGGCGGCGGCATCACGCCCGGAGCACCCGGAGCACCAGGGGGGCCGGGAGGAGCCGGAGGCCCGGGCGGGCCCGGAGGACGCGGCGCGTTCGGGCCCCCGATGCTCGCATCGGCGAACATCGTCGCGGCGTGATGCATCCCGCCACCCGGAGGCGGCGTGGCACCAGGAGGCCCGGGAGGCCCAGGAGGCGCGGGCGGCTGAGCACCCGGCGGCGGAGTCGCCCCCGGAGCCGGCGCACCCGGAGGGCCGAGCTGCGACACCAGCTGCGTCGGCACATAGCCACCTGCCGGCGCACCCGGCGCACCCGGCCCCGAAGGCGGCGGAGTCGCCCCCGGCGGCACACCCGGCGCACCGGGCGGCGGCGGAGTCGTCGGCCCCGACCCCCGCGCACCCCTCGGCGGCACGACCGCCTTGCTCGTCGCCGCGTCCGCGATGTCCTCCGCGCCCCGGCCCGGAGCGACGGGAGCCGCAGGGGCAGCCGGAGCCCCGGCAACACGGGCAGGAGGCGGCGGAGCCTGCGGGTCCAGCCCCGGCACGACCGCGGTCGGCGGCAGCTGACTGCCACCCGACATCAGCGCGGTAGGCGCCTCCGCCGGGACGACCGGCGGCGGGGTCCCGTCATCGTCCGACCCCGACAGCGGCGGCGCGAAAACCGTCGCGGGCAGGGGCACCCCGCCCTCGTCAGCACTCGCGTTCGTATCGGTACCAGCCCAGGGGGTACCCCCGGCCGGCACCCCGTCGTTCGCCGTCGGCTCATGGTCCGCCTGCCCACCGGCAGCCGGCCACGCCGCCCCCGAACCGGCAAGACCCGGCGCGGGAACGGAAGGAAGAGAGGGAGAAGGAGAGACCGGAACGGACGACGGCGCGGGAGTCGGAAGAGAAGACGACGACGGCGCAGGAGTCGGTACGGAGGACGACGACGGCGCAGGAGCAGAAGACGGCTCGTCCGCCTCCGGGCGCCGGTCCGGAATCCCCAGCTTGTCCGCCGCCTCCTGAAGCCACTCCGGCGGAGTCAGCAGGAACGACGTCTGGTTCAGATCGATGCGCCGCGCCGGCTCCGGAGCCGCCCGCACCTCCGCGGACGCCCCGTAATCCTCCTCGTACCGCCGTATCACCTCACCCACCGGCAGCCCCGGCCACAACGTGGCCTCACCACTGTCCCGGGCGATCACCAGCCGCTGACGGCCCCCGTCCGAAACAGGGCCCTCCGCACGGTCCTCGGCCCACACCACGAAACCCAGCTCGAACTCACGGACCCGGACCTCACGGTGCTGATACGCGGGCACGTCACCGTTGACCCACTCGTCCGCCCGCTCCTGCGCCTGCGCGAAGGTCACCACCGCGCTCACCCCTCCACCGGGACGGCCCGCGCGAAGCCACCGTCCACCATCAGGTTCGCCACCGTCTCCAGCTCCGGCGGATTGCCGGCGAGACGCTGGAGGAAAGCATCGAAATCCTCACCGCACGGCAGCAGAAGCCGGTCCACCCGCTCCTGCACACCCCAGCCGTCCTGATCCCGCGCGTCGTCGTAGGCGCAGAACCAGACCGACCCCAGACCACCACCGCGCACCTTCACCGCCAGGATGCCGCCCTGGACGAAAGCCACGCCCAGAAAATCCTTCGTGAAGTGATCCCGCAGACACTTGTTGACGTACACCAGGTCATTCACAGCCGCTTCCTCACGCACCGTGAAGAACGGCTGGTCCACCAGCAGACCGAGCTCCGCGTCCAGCGCCGCGCCCACCGGAGCCGAACCACCGGCCGCCTTGAGGAACGACCGGTACGCACCCGGAAGCCGATACCCCAGATCCTCCTCGACACCCAGGATCTGCTGCTCACCCACAGCCACAGACCCCTTGGGCAGCCGGAAATGAGCGGGGCGGGTCTCCTGGAGCGGCCGCGTCCCCCGACGGTTCTGATCCACCGAAGCAGTCGCCAGACCGCCGTGATGACGCAACAACGCCTTCACCTCGACCGGGACCAACTCCATCCGCCGGCCACCCGCCACGTGGTGCCACGTCCAGCCGTGCGGAGTCGCCACCGCGGGAATCGTGTCCCACAGCTCATGCCCACTCGCCGCCAGCGCCGCGTTCGCCGACACGTAATCCGTCAGCCGCAACTCGTCGACACCGAAACCAGGAGGAGGATCGGCGATCTCCGCAGCCGCACGCGCGTACGGCGAAAGCACCGGATAGCCGTTGCCGTCCACGCGCACACCCCTGGGATGGCGGGACGCCCGGACAGGATCCGGGAAATGCACGACCTGCCCGGCATAGGCCGCATTCGGTGGCGCGGCTTGCTGCCCGAGCCGACCTGTCGTCATGGCGGTTGCCCCCTGCTGCGTCCGGTGTTCCGCACAGCCTATGCGGTGACGCAACAAGGCCCCCCTCCCCCGCACCCCTCTCACCGAACGTCACCGCGGGGTGACGGACACGCGACAACGGGGCCACCGAGCCGCGACACGCAGACACGTTTCACCGCCCCAGCTTCCCCACCACCCTGCATATTTGGCAGGCTGTCCCCGCAACTCGGGGGATTGCAGGGAGGGACACCAGCACCATGCACACAGCACAAGCAGTCACATCCGGAGATCCGCGACTCAGTTGGAGCAGCACCGAGCCCAGCCGCGCACCCCACCTCCACCACCGCCGCGACGGCATCCTGCCGGCGGTGGCCGCAGCCCTGTCCGTACGCGGAGAGACGCTCACCTGCACCGCGGGCAAGGGCGACCAGCCACCGGTCCTCCACCCGCTCGTACAGGACTTCCTCGACACCCTCACCAGCAACCAGCGCGAACGCTTCACCGGACGCTGCCCCGAAGCCATACTCCTGTCACGACAGCTCACCGCGGCCGACGACAGCCGGTCCAAACGAGCCCAGCGCAAGCCCCTCACCAGCAGTGAAGCCCGCCGGGCACTCAAGCACGCCCGGATCACCGCACGCCGCATCCGCGAGGACGGCGACCCCCTCCACGGCAGCTACGCACCCCCCTGCCGTTCCTGCACGGCGATGCTCGCCCACTTCGGCGTACGCCCCGTCGACCTCACCACGGGCACGGCGACCACCGCCGAGAAGGGCTGAGCACACCACCATGCACGACCGGAACGACAGACCAGGCCAACAGAGCCGCACCTCCACCACCCGCTTCCCCGTCGCCGTCGACGCCGCACTCCGCGACGCCGGATGGCAGCCCGGCCGCTGGGACATCCGCCAGGCCGAGGAATGGGCCGACGCCCTCCGCTCCCACGCCTCCCCCGCCGGACACCAGCACGCCGTCTTCCCCGCGGCGGTCGAAGCCTGGGCCGAATTCGGCGGACTCCGCCTCAATCCGTCCGCACCCGGCCGGCAGATCGCCACCACCACCGTGCGCATCGACCCGCTCAGCGGACTCCACCTGGCACGCACGCTCGGCGACCTCGGACGCGCACTCGAAACCGAGGTCGCCCCCCTCGGCGAAGAGGGCGACGGACAAGCGGTCCTCGCCATCGACAACGAAGGACGCGTCTACTCCATCGACCACACCGGCGACTGGTACCTCGGCTCCGACATCGACCGCGCCCTGGAAACCCTCATGACCGGCGTCCAGCCCGCCCGCCTCACCTCAGGCTGAGCCCCCCCCTCACGCCCCCCTCACGCCCCCGGCGTCCACCCCGCACGCACCACCCCGGGCTGAGCCCCTCACGCATCCCCGGCGTCCGGCAGCACCGCCGACACCCGGAAACCCCCCGCGTCCGTCGGCCCCGACACAAAAACGCCCCCGAGCCCCAGCACCCGCTCCCGCATCCCCACCAGACCGTTGCCACCGCTCGGCAGCCCCGCGTCCGCCGTCACACCGTCCGTAGGACCGTTCTCCACCTGCATCGCCACCTCCGCCCCCCGATGCGCGAGCCGCACCCACGTCTTCGCACCCGCCGCATGCTTGTGCACGTTCGTCAACGCCTCCTGCACCACCCGGTACGCCGTCTGCTCCACCTCCGGCGCATACGGACGCGGCTCCCCCTGCACCGACAGCTCCACCGTCATCCCCGCCTCACGGGACTGCGCCACCAGCGCCTCCACCTCGCGCAGCCGAGGCCCGTCCTCCACCACCGTCACCACAGCCGCGGCCGCCACCCGCCCCACCGAAGCCAGCGGCACCTGCCCGGCCCGGGGAGCCACCAGCGCATCCCCGCTCCGCAGAACGCCCAGCATCTCCCTGAGCTCCGTCAACGCCTGCCGTCCCATGTCCCCCACCAGCGCGGCGTTGCGCACCGCCTTCGCGGGATCCTTCGGAGCCACCGCCTGCAACGCCGCCGCGTGCACCACCATCAGGCTCACCCGGTGCGCCACCACGTCATGCATCTCCCGGGCGATCCGAGTCCGCTCCTCCGTACGCGCCCACTCGGCCCGCTCCTCCGCCCGGTCAGCCAGCAGCGACAGCTCCCGCTCCAGCGAGTCCGCGCGCTCCCTCAAGCTCTCCATCAGCCTGCGCCGCGCCCCGATGTACAGACCGAACAGCACCGAGGGCGCCGTCAGCCCCAGCGACATGAAGAGGGACACCCCTGGGACGTACCAGACACCCGGCCCGAATTCCGCGTCGGCGTCCACGCTCTGCCGCAGCCGCACGTACGACACGATGAACGTGCCGACGAGCGTCATCCCCGTCAGGACCACCGTGATCCTGCGCGGCACCTCGGATGCCGCCAGGGTGTACAGCCCGACGATCCCCATCAGATAGCCCATCTCGGCGGGCGTCGTCGCTATCGACACCAGCACCACGGCGATCGGCCAGCGCCTGCGCAGCACCAGCACCGACCCCGCCAGCAGCCCGAAGAGCACCCCGAACGGCACCGGCAGCCCGGTGTCCCCGGCGAACGCCACCCCCTCCAGCGCACACTCCAGCGCCGAAAGCAGCGCCACCCCCACGTCCAGGGCGGCACTGCGCCGCCGCTCCCACCACCAGTAGCCGCGGGTGGTCGGACCCGCCGCTTCCAGGTCTGCCCCCGTTGCGGTCATGGCATCCAGCCTACGGGCGGACGCATCCCAATTTCCGGAGACTCCATCAGCACGGAAAGCAACCGGTCACGCCGTAAACGCAGGTAATCGCACGATCCGGTGAACCGAGCACCCTTTCGACCCGGACGTCCGCATTCCGGACGACGCTGTCCGTATGACACATGCCGACGGCAAGTACGCGGACTTCGAGGGGCTGCGCGAGAAGGCGATCGCGCTACGACGGGAAGGCCTCAGCCGCCGCCAGATCCGGGACCGGCTGAAGGTGTTCAACAACGACATCCTCGACCGCATGCTGAGAGGAGAGCCCGCCCCGGAGTGGACGAAGCGCCCACGAGCGAAGGACGACCTGCGGAACAGGGCCCGCGAGCTGCGTCTCCAGGGCATGACCTACGACCGGATCCAGATGGAGCTCGGCTGCTCGAAGAGCTCGATCTCGCTCTGGGTACGGGACCTGCCGAGGCCTGCTCCCCGGACAAGAGAGGAAGCCTCGGCGATCGCCAAGCGGGGCTGGGAGGTCATCCTTCGACAACGGGAGCAGGAGCGCCAAGAGGTGAAGCGCTCCGCCCGGCGTGAGATCGGCCCCCTGACCGAGCGCGAGCTGTTCCTGTTAGGCGTAGGGCTGTACTGGGCCGAGGGAACCAAGGACAAGCCC includes:
- a CDS encoding sensor histidine kinase translates to MTATGADLEAAGPTTRGYWWWERRRSAALDVGVALLSALECALEGVAFAGDTGLPVPFGVLFGLLAGSVLVLRRRWPIAVVLVSIATTPAEMGYLMGIVGLYTLAASEVPRRITVVLTGMTLVGTFIVSYVRLRQSVDADAEFGPGVWYVPGVSLFMSLGLTAPSVLFGLYIGARRRLMESLRERADSLERELSLLADRAEERAEWARTEERTRIAREMHDVVAHRVSLMVVHAAALQAVAPKDPAKAVRNAALVGDMGRQALTELREMLGVLRSGDALVAPRAGQVPLASVGRVAAAAVVTVVEDGPRLREVEALVAQSREAGMTVELSVQGEPRPYAPEVEQTAYRVVQEALTNVHKHAAGAKTWVRLAHRGAEVAMQVENGPTDGVTADAGLPSGGNGLVGMRERVLGLGGVFVSGPTDAGGFRVSAVLPDAGDA